In Amphiura filiformis chromosome 1, Afil_fr2py, whole genome shotgun sequence, the following are encoded in one genomic region:
- the LOC140168030 gene encoding monocarboxylate transporter 5-like, translating into MFFLYFAGLGFGLAHQPSYVILTYYFDKRLARANGIASAGVGVGIFAIPPFLQVLIDFYGWQSALLIMAAVLGNLGICAAIYRPSKLEIENRTSRPKQKANNSTSFELNYISGMENACYEQDQTTSGADQLHSNSSPGTREHQIGPKSNPKEITEDKTFSQPNFSSQIELHQNDGHPKSTKYSACAKCYSWGLLELFDFQLLTNFNFVLLLMSYFLYGVAYVIAIQYWPVRAVHTGISELNAAYLISAIGISSLLSRLTHGYIIDYHIMSATVLTALAYAISGVSSALNPVSDSYPVLICLSVVVGLTSGVFNSTIPIIAKEYVGAKQVSAGTGLILLIIGISLILGVYVTGVLADATGSYDIPFYLAGACFLICALLIFAFPGIKLLKRHQTGHKDEDDTPTRGDQLEL; encoded by the exons atgttttttttatattttgcaggcCTAGGATTTGGTTTGGCTCACCAACCATCATATGTCATACTAACCTACTACTTTGACAAAAGACTTGCCCGCGCCAATGGAATTGCATCTGCTGGAGTGGGTGTTGGAATATTTGCAATCCCACCATTTTTACAAGTTCTCATTGACTTTTATGGCTGGCAAAGTGCCTTACTTATTATGGCAGCTGTACTTGGTAATTTGGGTATATGTGCTGCTATCTACAGACCATCTAAACTTGAAATTGAAAACAGAACTAGTAGACCAAAGCAAAAGGCAAATAATTCAACTAGTTTTGAGTTAAACTATATTAGTGGCATGGAGAATGCATGTTATGAGCAAGATCAAACTACTTCAGGAGCCGACCAACTTCACAGCAATTCATCACCTGGCACTCGAGAACATCAAATAGGCCCGAAATCAAACCCAAAAGAAATAACTGAAGATAAAACTTTCTCACAACCAAACTTTTCATCACAAATTGAACTACATCAAAATGATGGCCATCCAAAATCTACCAAATACAGTGCTTGTGCAAAGTGTTACAGCTGGGGTCTTTTAGAACTATTTGATTTTCAGCTGCTGACAAACTTTAATTTTGTGCTTCTGCTAATGTCCTATTTCCTTTATGGTGTTGCTTATGTTATCGCCATCCAATACTGGCCAGTAAGAGCTGTTCACACTGGTATATCCGAACTCAATGCTGCCTACTTAATATCAGCCATCGGTATCAGCTCTTTACTATCGCGACTAACGCATGGCTATATCATAGATTATCACATCATGAGCGCTACAGTTTTGACCGCTCTTGCGTATGCTATAAGTGGTGTATCTAGTGCTTTAAATCCAGTTTCAGACAGTTATCCAGTGCTGATATGCCTATCGGTAGTAGTCGGTCTTACGAGTGGTGTGTTTAATTCAACAATACCGATAATAGCTAAGGAATATGTTGGTGCTAAGCAGGTGTCTGCGGGTACAGggttgatattactaatcataggAATCTCATTGATACTAGGTGTATATGTAACAG gTGTTCTAGCTGATGCTACCGGTAGCTATGATATCCCTTTCTACTTGGCTGGTGCCTGTTTTCTGATCTGTGCTCTTCTCATTTTTGCCTTCCCTGGTATTAAACTTCTGAAGCGTCACCAAACTGGACACAAAGATGAAGATGATACACCTACAAGAGGTGACCAGCTAGAACTTTGA